A stretch of Mastomys coucha isolate ucsf_1 unplaced genomic scaffold, UCSF_Mcou_1 pScaffold1, whole genome shotgun sequence DNA encodes these proteins:
- the Blzf1 gene encoding golgin-45 isoform X2, whose translation METEEPPKSVEVTHGVQPINQHVLPSPRKKGPSESPGVLQLGKILNERTVEVEAVRIFVPKAAITHDIPTKNTKVKSLGPHREELHNQAEVVTDPRKELSELKKVLEKLKNSERRLLQDKEGLSNQLRVQTEINRELKKLLVASVGDDPQYHFERLAREKNQLILENEALGRNTAQLSEQLERMSIQCDVWRSKFLASRVMADELTNFRVVLQRQNRDAQSAIQDLLSEREQFRQEMISTQKVLEELLVSLQWGREQTYSPSTQPLSTADLALTNHGLAEAIHAHLLGNVGISHQKKIPATVEICSTPAEKMAEKVLRILDPVACTESSPDNPFSEPSPTTLLTTKKNIGRFHPYTRYENITFNCCNQCQGELIAL comes from the exons ATGGAAACAGAGGAGCCCCCTAAGTCTGTTGAAGTCACCCATGGAGTCCAACCCATAAATCAACATGTCCTTCCAAGTCCACGGAAGAAAGGCCCCTCAGAGAGCCCAGGCGTTCTTCAGCTGGGGAAGATCCTTAATGAAAGAACAGTGGAAGTGGAAGCTGTCCGAATATTTGTTCCAAAAGCTGCTATCACTCACGACATCCCCACCAAGAACACAAAGGTTAAGTCCCTAGGACCTCACCGAGAAGAACTTCACAATCAGGCAGAGGTGGTCACAGACCCGCGGAAGGAACTCTCAGAGCTAAAGAAGGTTTTGGAAAAGCTCAAGAATTCTGAAAGGAGGCTACTTCAGGACAAAGAAGGCCTTTCAAATCAGCTCCGAGTACAGACAGAG ATAAATCGGGAGTTAAAAAAGTTACTTGTGGCTTCTGTTGGGGATGACCCGCAGTATCACTTTGAACGTCTAGCCCGGGAGAAGAACCAGCTCATCTTAGAAAACGAAGCACTAGGTCGGAACACAGCCCAACTTTCTGAACAGCTGGAACGGATGTCAATACAGTGCGATGTTTGGAGAAGTAAATTCCTTGCAAGCAG GGTAATGGCAGATGAATTAACAAACTTCAGAGTAGTGTTGCAGCGTCAGAACCGAGATGCCCAGAGCGCTATTCAGGATCTCCTGAGTGAACGGGAACAGTTTCGTCAGGAAATGATCTCTACCCAGAA AGTTTTGGAAGAACTCTTGGTGTCCTTACAGTGGGGGAGAGAGCAGACATACTCCCCTAGCACACAGCCCCTCAGCACAGCAGACCTAGCACTCACTAACCACGGGCTGGCAGAAGCAATCCATGCTCATCTGTTGGGGAATGTTGGCATTAGCCATCAAAAGAAGATTCCAGCAACAGTAGAAATCTGCAGTACCCCAGCTGAGAAAATGGCTGAAAAg GTTCTGCGGATTTTGGATCCAGTCGCCTGTACAGAAAGCTCTCCCGACAACCCTTTTTCTGAACCTTCACCAACCACATTACtcactacaaagaaaaatattggaCGTTTCCATCCCTATACCAGATATGAAAATATAACTTTCAATTGCTGCAATCAGTGCCAGGGAGAACTCATTGCTCTTTAG
- the Blzf1 gene encoding golgin-45 isoform X1, which produces MEKMTALKSFENKGVLTSTPIRGAGDGMETEEPPKSVEVTHGVQPINQHVLPSPRKKGPSESPGVLQLGKILNERTVEVEAVRIFVPKAAITHDIPTKNTKVKSLGPHREELHNQAEVVTDPRKELSELKKVLEKLKNSERRLLQDKEGLSNQLRVQTEINRELKKLLVASVGDDPQYHFERLAREKNQLILENEALGRNTAQLSEQLERMSIQCDVWRSKFLASRVMADELTNFRVVLQRQNRDAQSAIQDLLSEREQFRQEMISTQKVLEELLVSLQWGREQTYSPSTQPLSTADLALTNHGLAEAIHAHLLGNVGISHQKKIPATVEICSTPAEKMAEKVLRILDPVACTESSPDNPFSEPSPTTLLTTKKNIGRFHPYTRYENITFNCCNQCQGELIAL; this is translated from the exons ATGGAAAAAATGACTGCCCttaaaagttttgaaaacaaaG GCGTCCTTACTTCGACCCCAATCCGAGGAGCAGGAGATGGAATGGAAACAGAGGAGCCCCCTAAGTCTGTTGAAGTCACCCATGGAGTCCAACCCATAAATCAACATGTCCTTCCAAGTCCACGGAAGAAAGGCCCCTCAGAGAGCCCAGGCGTTCTTCAGCTGGGGAAGATCCTTAATGAAAGAACAGTGGAAGTGGAAGCTGTCCGAATATTTGTTCCAAAAGCTGCTATCACTCACGACATCCCCACCAAGAACACAAAGGTTAAGTCCCTAGGACCTCACCGAGAAGAACTTCACAATCAGGCAGAGGTGGTCACAGACCCGCGGAAGGAACTCTCAGAGCTAAAGAAGGTTTTGGAAAAGCTCAAGAATTCTGAAAGGAGGCTACTTCAGGACAAAGAAGGCCTTTCAAATCAGCTCCGAGTACAGACAGAG ATAAATCGGGAGTTAAAAAAGTTACTTGTGGCTTCTGTTGGGGATGACCCGCAGTATCACTTTGAACGTCTAGCCCGGGAGAAGAACCAGCTCATCTTAGAAAACGAAGCACTAGGTCGGAACACAGCCCAACTTTCTGAACAGCTGGAACGGATGTCAATACAGTGCGATGTTTGGAGAAGTAAATTCCTTGCAAGCAG GGTAATGGCAGATGAATTAACAAACTTCAGAGTAGTGTTGCAGCGTCAGAACCGAGATGCCCAGAGCGCTATTCAGGATCTCCTGAGTGAACGGGAACAGTTTCGTCAGGAAATGATCTCTACCCAGAA AGTTTTGGAAGAACTCTTGGTGTCCTTACAGTGGGGGAGAGAGCAGACATACTCCCCTAGCACACAGCCCCTCAGCACAGCAGACCTAGCACTCACTAACCACGGGCTGGCAGAAGCAATCCATGCTCATCTGTTGGGGAATGTTGGCATTAGCCATCAAAAGAAGATTCCAGCAACAGTAGAAATCTGCAGTACCCCAGCTGAGAAAATGGCTGAAAAg GTTCTGCGGATTTTGGATCCAGTCGCCTGTACAGAAAGCTCTCCCGACAACCCTTTTTCTGAACCTTCACCAACCACATTACtcactacaaagaaaaatattggaCGTTTCCATCCCTATACCAGATATGAAAATATAACTTTCAATTGCTGCAATCAGTGCCAGGGAGAACTCATTGCTCTTTAG